ATCCAATGGTTCTTCTCTGGATTATGGATTTTGGTTGCCTCTCTGCCATTTCTCGCCATCGGAACACTTGTAGGCGCGATGGGGAAAGTTGAAACTGCAAGCGGTGTTAGCAATATTCTCTATTTAGCATTAGCTATTCTTGGTGGGATGTGGTTTCCCATCTATATTTTCCCTACTTTCCTGCAAAACCTCGCGGAATGGCTCCCATCCTATCATTTCGGAAACGGCGCATGGGATATTATTCGCGGAAATGCCCCAAGTTTTAAAAGTGTTCTTGTCTTAAGCGGCTATTTAATAGGATTCATGGCAATTTCTGCATTTGTTCGGAAAAAGCAAGAGAGCATGTAAATATAATTCGCCATTCTTGCTTTTGCTATATAATAACAGTATCCATATGCCAAAGGGGGAATGGCACTTGAAAATTAATATCGATATTGACGATAAGCATGAGGTAACGCAAATAACGATCCATACAAAAGAATGGACAGAAGAACTGGAGGAAATTGTAAAAGTCATTAAAAAACGTAGAACCCCTCGATTATTTGCCAGTGAATCTGACCAAACAATCTTGCTTGATCCGAAAGAAATTGATTTTATCTATGCAGAACAACGCAGAGTATACGCAAGCCTTGCAAACCGCCAATTGGAACTAAAAATGAAATTGTATGAAGCAGAAGAGATTTTAGCCCCGTACGATTATATGCGTTTTTCAAAATCTGTAATTGGTAACCTGAATCATATTGAACGCTTCGAATTATCCTTCAATGGTAATCTTTGTGTCTACTTTCGTTCAGGGAATAAGGCTTATATCACAAGAAAATATGTCGCACCCATTAAAGAAAAACTGATGAATGGAGGTCAGTCAAATGATAATTGAAATTCTTAAAAGAACGATGATCGGACTAGGATTTGCGTGTATTTTTACATTTATCGCCTTAACCATTATTGTTGTTAACAATCATTCCACCTCCGTCTCAGAGGTATGGATGCATATGCTTGCCAGTATGACGATCGGTGTTTATTTTGGACTGTCTTCTTTTATTTACATGGGAAATGAATGGAGTTATATAAAAAGAACTATCGTGCATTTTAGCGTCTCTGTTATTTTCTATTTTTCAATTGCCTTTTCCGTTGGCTGGGTTCCATTTGGTTTTTGGCCAGTAATAGGAAGCCTTCTAGCATTTATTGCTATTTATGCCATATTTGGCACGGGGTATTACCTCTACTATAAGAGACTTGAGACTTCTTTAAATGAGGAATTAAAAAAAAGAAATGAAAATGCACGTGAGCATTAATTGAATTCAAAAATCTGCTTCAATTTGAAATAATGCTTGATAATCGAAATGATACGCAACCTCTGTTACACTGATTATAATATGAAATGGAGGGATCTACATGCGATTAAAGGACAAAAAAGTAATTGCACTTGTTGAACATGATTTCGAGGATCTCGAGCTCTGGTATCCAATTTTACGCCTTCAAGAGGAAGGTGCGCAAGTTGATCTAGTAGGTGAGAAAGCCAATCACAAATATATTGGTAAATATGGGGTTCCTGCTGAATCTGCTTTTGCATTTTCCGATATTGAGGGAGAAAATTATGACGCCATTCTTGTACCTGGCGGCTGGGCACCAGATAAACTAAGACGTTATCCAGAGGTGCTGAAATTTGTCCGTGATATGGATAAAGCCAAAAAACCTATCGGACAGATTTGCCATGCGGGCTGGGTACTCATTTCTGCAAACATTTTACAAGGCAAGCATGTAACAAGTACTCCAGGAATAAAAGACGATATGACAAATGCAGGTGCAACATGGAGTAATGAAGCGGTTGTCGTTGACGGACATATCATCTCCAGTCGCCGTCCACCAGATTTACCAGCATATATGAAAGCTTTTGCTGATAAGCTAGCAGAAGCATAATTGTTCTGATCGAGGTGTTTTAAATGAAAATTGTATCTATCGAACCTACACCAAGTCCACACTCTATGAAAATAAACGTCAATGAAACCCTGCCTGCAGGCGAAAATTATAATTACAGCGAGAAAGACAGCCTTGAGGATGCACCAAGCTATGTCAAAGAGCTTTTTGCTATCGAAGGTGTCAAAAATATTTATCGGGTCGTTGATTTTATAGCATTAGCACGAAACCCCAAAACTTCTTGGGAAGAATTGCTTCCGAAAGTTCGTGGGGTTTTAGGGACAGAGGAAGCGGCTGAAAACCTGTCATCAAACATGCAGCAGAAAATAGAAGATGGATTTGGTGAAATTAAAGTCTTTATTCAAATGTTTCGCCGCATACCGATGCAAGTAAAATTAGAAGAGGAT
This region of Oceanobacillus sp. FSL K6-2867 genomic DNA includes:
- a CDS encoding DUF3021 domain-containing protein, which codes for MIIEILKRTMIGLGFACIFTFIALTIIVVNNHSTSVSEVWMHMLASMTIGVYFGLSSFIYMGNEWSYIKRTIVHFSVSVIFYFSIAFSVGWVPFGFWPVIGSLLAFIAIYAIFGTGYYLYYKRLETSLNEELKKRNENAREH
- a CDS encoding LytTR family DNA-binding domain-containing protein; this translates as MKINIDIDDKHEVTQITIHTKEWTEELEEIVKVIKKRRTPRLFASESDQTILLDPKEIDFIYAEQRRVYASLANRQLELKMKLYEAEEILAPYDYMRFSKSVIGNLNHIERFELSFNGNLCVYFRSGNKAYITRKYVAPIKEKLMNGGQSNDN
- a CDS encoding type 1 glutamine amidotransferase domain-containing protein translates to MRLKDKKVIALVEHDFEDLELWYPILRLQEEGAQVDLVGEKANHKYIGKYGVPAESAFAFSDIEGENYDAILVPGGWAPDKLRRYPEVLKFVRDMDKAKKPIGQICHAGWVLISANILQGKHVTSTPGIKDDMTNAGATWSNEAVVVDGHIISSRRPPDLPAYMKAFADKLAEA